CCTTTATTAAATTATCGCCTGCCGGTTAGCCGTGGCGCCCATATCGATCAGGAAAAGAGTGCTAACGTATACGAAGTACTCGTGAAGCAGGGAAAGGCGATGACGTTTTTACCCAAACAAGGTAGTAAAGAAAACAAGGAGAAAGCCCTTGCCCCGGAAGATAATACAGCCAGTATGCTGGACGACCCCAATGCATTTTTGAAAGAAGAAGTATTGGTAACCCCACCCGCTACTGACGAAACAGCACTTCCGAAAGAAGAGCAAAAAGAAGGATCTGCCGCACTACCCGAAACAGTAGTGTACGATACCCGTTTGCAAACCACCGAAACCGCTGCCCCTTTACAAAACAGGTTGCTCAATACTTACTATGCCGCACGTACCAGCCTGGAAGAACAAGGGGTGAATATCCTCTTCCTCGCACTAGGTATGTTGCAATGGTATGAGAAAGATAATACCAAAGAAGCCCGTCAAGCTCCTTTGATACTAATACCAGTATCACTGGAGAGGAGTAGTGCACGCGAACGTTTTCGTTTACGCTATACCGGTAGTGATGTTGAAATGAACCTGAGTTTACAAACCAAGATCAAAACGGACTTTGGAATTGTATTACCAGATATGCCGGAAACGGATGAAATTTCTATCAATGATTACCTGCAGGAAATAGCAGATGCAGTATATGGAATGCCGAAGTGGGAAGTGAAACCGGATACTGTGGAATTAGGATTTTTCTCTTTTGGAAAACTAATGTTGTATCATGATCTGGATAGTGAGAACTGGCCTGATGATGAACAACCTGCTGTGCATCCTGTATTACAAAGCTTATTTGGTGCAGGATTCAGTGAAGGTGGATCTGGTGTAAGTGACGACACATTTATCGACACTGAAACCAATGCACATGAAATGCACCAGGTGGTAGATGCAGATGGATCACAACTGTTGGCGATGCTCGCTGTACAGGAAGGAAAGAATCTCGTGATCCAGGGTCCTCCCGGTACAGGTAAATCACAAACCATCACGAACCTGATTGCAAATGCTATCGGCGAAGGAAAGAAAGTACTGTTCGTTGCAGAAAAAATGGCGGCGCTGGAAGTAGTAAAGAGAAGATTAGATACGATTCAACTTGGCGATGCATGTTTAGAACTGCATAGTCATAAAGCAAATAAAAAAGAACTACACCAGGAACTGCGTCGTACACTGGAATTAGGTAAACCGGCTATCATGCAATTGCAACAGGAAGTTGCTTTATTACATGAATACAGGCGTGAGTTGAATGATTACTGTTTGGCAGTAAATGCACCTGTTGGGAAAAGTGGATTAACACCACAACAACTGATGGGTTATCTTTTAGAATTAAAAAATGCAGCAGGTGATTTAATCTTACCACGCATACCAATTCCTGACATTGCAAACTGGGATGCCAGCAATATGCAGCGTGCAGAAAATATGGCCAACAGGATCACTGCCCGATTAGGTGAAACAGGTATGCCATCTGCATTATTATTCTGGGGAAGCCAGCTAACAATCTTAACACCATCGGAACAGGAGAAATTAATTCCACTCATGCAGCACACTGTTGAGACGATCAAAAGTCTGCAACATGAAAGTGCCATGATTGCTGCGCAGGCAGGTATGCCCATGCCACTGAATAAGAAAGATACAATGGACCTTTCTTATGTATTGCAGGTAGCATCCGTACGACCAGATTTGTCAGGTGTGAATATTTCGAATGCCGCCTGGATGCAGAGAAAAGAAGATGTGAAAGAGTTATTGCAAACAGGAAAAAGATTAGCACAAATACACCAGGTATACGATTCCATTTTGATACCGGAAGCATGGGAACAAAATGTGTTAGAGATCAGGCAAAATCTCTTAGCCTATGGTGAAAAATGGTTCAGGTTTGCGATTGGTGATTACAAACGAAGTAATCGGCAATTAGCTGCGTTGTGCAGAAATGGTGCGCTATCTGATACTACTGCAAAACTCGCTTGTGTAGATGCTATCATGGAAGCAAAGCGATTAGATAAACAGGTGCAGGATTATGAAAAATTAGCACAGGATTTATTTGGACAGCGCTGGCAAAAAGGATTGAGTAACTGGAATGAACTGGAGGCGATCACTAATTATTTAAGTGATGTACACAGACAGGTAAGTATTGGTTCATGCGATAAAGTGATCCTCTCTTATCTTGAAAAAAATGAACCGCTGGCAACAGCAAAACAATACCTGGATACGCTGTTAAAATATTTACAACTGCATGGAGCGGCGATAGCGCAAATAGTAACAGCTACTGCATTCAATGAACAAATTCGTTACAAAGAAATCACACCATTATTACAACGTGCTTACGAAGATCAGGTTGTATTGATGGAATCATGGATCGCTGGTTTACCTGAAATTCATTTGATGATTTCATGGAATAACTTAGCAGCATCTGCCATCAATGAAGGATTGGAATCACTGATCGATGCAGTTGTTTATTGGCCGGAAGCACAGAAAGGTTTGAAGCCTGCATTGCAGAAAACATGGTATGAATATTTGTATGAGCAGGCATTGGTAAAACATGCTGCACTGAGAAGATTTGAAAGAGCAAGTCATGAATCTTCAGTGAAACAGTTTGTAAAACTGGATACACTGAATCTGCAATACAATCGTGCACGTGCTGCATTGAAACATTATGATGGGATACCACCACTAGATGCAGGTGGACAGGTGAACGTACTGCGTACTGAATTCAATAAAAAAGCGAGGCACATGCCTATCCGCAAACTGATGCAGGTGGCGGGATTGGCAGTACAGGCGATCAAACCTGTATTCATGATGAGTCCATTGTCGATTGCTAATTTTTTGCCACCGGGATCATTGCAGTTTGACCTGGTGATATTCGATGAAGCTTCGCAGGTAAGACCGGTGGATGCATTAGGTGCATTGCTGAGAGGAAAACAATTGGTGGTGGTAGGAGATAGTAAGCAGATGCCCCCGGGTAGTTTCTTCGATTCATTATTGAAGGAAACAGATGATGAAGAAAATGTGACTGCTGATATGCCGAGTATCTTAGGGATGTGCGATGCACAAGGTGCACCACAACGTATGTTGCGCTGGCATTATCGTAGTCGTCATGAATCACTGATCACATTATCGAACCAGGAATTCTATGAAAATAAACTGGTGATCTTCCCAAGCCCTGGTGCTACGCACAAAATGGGATTGATCTATCATCATTTGAAAGAAACGGTATATGATCGTGGTAAGACGCGCACAAATCCACAGGAAGCAAATGCGATCACCGAAGCAGTGATCAGGCATGCAAAGGAACATCCTGAATTAAGTTTAGGTGTGGTGGCATTTAGTACAGCGCAGATGCAGGCGATACAGGAATCACTGGAAGCAG
This window of the Chitinophaga sancti genome carries:
- a CDS encoding DUF3320 domain-containing protein, whose protein sequence is MQESILSKLEASRRELLDLGLRNPLLNYRLPVSRGAHIDQEKSANVYEVLVKQGKAMTFLPKQGSKENKEKALAPEDNTASMLDDPNAFLKEEVLVTPPATDETALPKEEQKEGSAALPETVVYDTRLQTTETAAPLQNRLLNTYYAARTSLEEQGVNILFLALGMLQWYEKDNTKEARQAPLILIPVSLERSSARERFRLRYTGSDVEMNLSLQTKIKTDFGIVLPDMPETDEISINDYLQEIADAVYGMPKWEVKPDTVELGFFSFGKLMLYHDLDSENWPDDEQPAVHPVLQSLFGAGFSEGGSGVSDDTFIDTETNAHEMHQVVDADGSQLLAMLAVQEGKNLVIQGPPGTGKSQTITNLIANAIGEGKKVLFVAEKMAALEVVKRRLDTIQLGDACLELHSHKANKKELHQELRRTLELGKPAIMQLQQEVALLHEYRRELNDYCLAVNAPVGKSGLTPQQLMGYLLELKNAAGDLILPRIPIPDIANWDASNMQRAENMANRITARLGETGMPSALLFWGSQLTILTPSEQEKLIPLMQHTVETIKSLQHESAMIAAQAGMPMPLNKKDTMDLSYVLQVASVRPDLSGVNISNAAWMQRKEDVKELLQTGKRLAQIHQVYDSILIPEAWEQNVLEIRQNLLAYGEKWFRFAIGDYKRSNRQLAALCRNGALSDTTAKLACVDAIMEAKRLDKQVQDYEKLAQDLFGQRWQKGLSNWNELEAITNYLSDVHRQVSIGSCDKVILSYLEKNEPLATAKQYLDTLLKYLQLHGAAIAQIVTATAFNEQIRYKEITPLLQRAYEDQVVLMESWIAGLPEIHLMISWNNLAASAINEGLESLIDAVVYWPEAQKGLKPALQKTWYEYLYEQALVKHAALRRFERASHESSVKQFVKLDTLNLQYNRARAALKHYDGIPPLDAGGQVNVLRTEFNKKARHMPIRKLMQVAGLAVQAIKPVFMMSPLSIANFLPPGSLQFDLVIFDEASQVRPVDALGALLRGKQLVVVGDSKQMPPGSFFDSLLKETDDEENVTADMPSILGMCDAQGAPQRMLRWHYRSRHESLITLSNQEFYENKLVIFPSPGATHKMGLIYHHLKETVYDRGKTRTNPQEANAITEAVIRHAKEHPELSLGVVAFSTAQMQAIQESLEAARKKLPEVESFFKAHPHEPFFVKNLENVQGDERDVIYISIGYGRTADGSVSLAFGPLNNEGGEKRLNVLITRAKQRCEVFTNLSADDIDLNRTESEGVKALKNFLYFAQHGQMYTPSADGLPARVPFEEEVAKQLQEAGYTVHKQVGSKGFFIDLAISDAEHPGKYTIGIVCDGEGYNSARSARDRDRLRQQVLEDMGWNLYHVWSTDWFRHPAREIKRLLAAVEQAKKNEVIAEEEEVEEDFTMVREEEDMTMPELPLYETAILPMEISTRELHAHGLDKLRSWLEKIVQVESPVHTEEVARRLIEAAGVARVGSRIRETLKQAISSAEEGGSIVVKEPFLWDVKMEVPVLRSRANMPATSRKLMYIAPEEMALAIEKVVRDAVAITEEAAIPLIAKALGFARVSEELKTELSTAIKQAIETGGILQDDEWLKIN